One Pleuronectes platessa chromosome 9, fPlePla1.1, whole genome shotgun sequence genomic region harbors:
- the c9h1orf52 gene encoding UPF0690 protein C1orf52 homolog, translating into MSEEKTSGSLGFFSSYDDLSDSSDSDEEERGGRKKKPGTEAPGGEAESSQPGGGRGAAGGAPLPKPDELFRSVSKPAFLYNPLNKQIDWDSLSVKAPEEPARQFKPWKTNAVPPPDSYAAEPEKKKGPPPGMDMAIKWSNVYEDNGEDAPQPFTGNAQFLPTEEQQPSDSDEDPDLAGASAKKRRVETFKQKEKRKRDMGQATSDKNFVEEEKRILRQNID; encoded by the exons ATGTCCGAGGAGAAGACCTCGGGCTCTCTGGGCTTTTTTTCCAGCTACGACGACCTGAGCGACAGCAGCGACTCGGACGAGGAGGAGCGGGgcgggaggaagaagaagccgGGCACCGAGGCTCCGGGCGGGGAAGCCGAGTCGTCGCAGCCCGGCGGAGGGAGAGGGGCGGCCGGCGGGGCTCCGCTGCCCAAACCCGACGAGCTGTTCCGCTCCGTGTCCAAACCCGCGTTCCTCTACAACCCGCTGAACAAGCAGATCGACTGGGATAGTCTGAGCGTCAAAGCCCCGGAGGAG CCTGCCAGACAGTTCAAGCCGTGGAAGACAAACGCTGTGCCGCCTCCTGACAGCTACGCTGCAgagccagagaagaagaagggaccTCCTCCGGGAATGGACATGGCCATAAAGTGGTCCAACGTGTACGAAGACAACGGGGAGGACGCGCCACAGCCTTTCACCGGCAACGCCCAATTCTTAccaacagaggagcagcagccatCAGACTCAG ATGAGGACCCAGACCTAGCAGGCGCCTCTGCCAAGAAGAGGCGAGTGGAGACCTTCaagcagaaagagaagaggaagagggacatGGGTCAAGCCACCTCAGACAAGAACTTCgttgaggaagagaaaaggatcCTCAGGCAAAATATCGACTGA